Genomic segment of Microbacterium sp. BH-3-3-3:
CGACACGGAGCTGCGGCTCAACCCCCCAGCTCCCCACCTGGGCTCACGCCTCTGGCAGGCGACCTTCTCGGTCGACGGCGGGCGTCGCGCCGGGCGGGAGGGCGACGGTCTTCTGCTCTCGCGCACGCAGCCCCGAGAACCCGGGCAGGCGCTGCACGATGTCCAGCTGCCGGTCATCGAGGCCTACCTCGCGGCGTTGCCGTCGGGGGTCGAGCCCCGCATCCTCGCCTCGCGCACGGCGGTGGTGGTCGACGCTGCCGACCTCGACGAGACCTGGCGCGGAGCTGAGCGCGGCATCCGGCGCCTCACCCGCACCTTCCTTCGACGCGACGACTCGGGTGATCTGCGAGATCTGGCGCGCGACTCCGACACCCACCTCGGCACCGTCGACGAGGTCGTGGCCTCACTGACCGCCGATCTCACCCTGGCCCGGGCGACAGATGTGGCTTTCCAGGTGCATTCCGTCGACCCCGCGCACGAGGTGACGCTGCGCTCGCTGGAGTTGCTGGCCGAGGAGGTGGCCCCCCGTATCGGCTTGCGCACGGGGGCCGAGGCCGCCGGTGAGCTTCTGAATGTCGGGGCCGACGTCGACGTATGACGCCAGAGGAATACATTCCTCCGTCGGAATGCGTTCGCCTCGACCCCGTCAACGGAAGAGGTCGAAGACGAGGGTGAACACCCACCAGCCGCCGATGGCGACCGCGACGACGACGGTGACCCACGAGAAGCGGCGTTTCAACCGTCGACCAGGCACGGCGACGCCCCGGGGTGGGGGAGTGAGCAGCGGAGCGGCCGGATACGACACTCCGGCGTCGACCGAAACCGTGGGCACCCCCGACGAGGCTGCGGCCGACAGCCGCTCATCGCGCCAGCGCGCCCACTGCGCGAGTTTGTCGTCGATCGCGTCGACGGTCACGAACAACCGCTCCCAGACGGCGGGGTCGAGCGTCGACAGCTCGCGCCGCGAGTAGAGGAACAGCCAGTCGTCGATGATCTCGACGTCGAGCGCGGCGGCGCTGTCGATGAAGCGCGCCATCACGTCGGGCGTGAAGAGATACAGTGCATCGCGCTCGTACCCCTCCGGGCAGTACAGCGCGAAGTGCCTGTCGAAATCGCCCTCGAGACTGAGCCGCTGGCGTGGGCCGAACGAGACGGGCAGGTTGGTTCCCCCGAAGAGGCCGTTGTTGCCCACGGCATCCAGGACGATGTGCGGCAGCGGGGTGTCGAGGCGGAGGGCGACGTACCCCCACCGGTGCGTCTGCTTGTTCTTGCCCGACCCCGTCTCGTACGAGAAGTTGCCGATCTCCACGGCCCGCGGACGTTCTCCGCGCACGAGATCGCTGGTCTCGCGAGCGCGACCGAGGCCGAAGATCATGCCGGGAAGCTCGGGGTTCGCGAACCCCGGATGCCAGGTCATCCCGTTGGCGCGCGCGAAGCGGTCCAGGCGGTATCGGCGCACGGCCGCTCCCCCGAGGCCGCGGATGATCGCCACACCCGTGAAGACGGCGATGGCCAGGAAGAAGGCGAGGACCAGCAGGGAGATCGGGCCGGAGCCGTCGCGTGCGAAGAACGACGCGACGATCGCGCCGAAGACCGGCACGGCCACGAGCAGGAACGCGGCGCCCACGATCACCAGCACGACGATCGACACGAGCCGACCGCTCAGTCTGCCCTCGCGTCGCAGCTGCGCGCTGAACGCGCGCGCCGTCGCGCGGTCGACGGGCTCGGTGAGCGGCGCGGGGTCGAACGGTGCGTTCCGGGTCATCGTGATCGCCTCCCTTCGTCGACGGTACTCACAGCGACACCAGGACCAGCAGCGGCACGAGCAGCATCACCACTCCCACGGCGAACGCCCCGCCCACGATCACCAGCACGACGACCCACGGATTGCTGCGACGCAGTCGACGGCCGGCCGGAGCCACTCCCCGCGGGTGCGGCTGGAGCAGGCGGGCAGGCACGACGGGTGCGCCCCCGGATGCCGCTCCCCCGGCGTGGGCGACGGGGGCCGGAGTCGGCGCGGGCACGGCGGTCATGCGGTCGTCACGCCACCGCTCCCACTGCTCGAGCTTGTCGAGCAGCGCGGAGATCACCGAGAACTCCCACGCCCAGCGCCCCGGATCGACGCTCGACAACTCCTCGCGGGAGTAGAGGAACAACCAGTCGTCGACGATCTCGACGTCGAGCACCGCGGCGTTGTCGATGAACCGGGCCATGACGTCGGGAGTGAAGAGGTACAGCGCGTCGCGTTCGTAGCCCTCGGGGCAGAACAGGCGGAAGTGGCGGTCGAAGTCTCCCTCGAGGCTGAGCCGTTGGCCTCGCACCCACGACGCCGGAAGGTTCGACCCGAACGCGCCGTCGTTCGCCGTGGCATCGAGGACGATGTGGGGGAGCGGCGTGCCGAGGCGGATGGCGATGTAGCCCCACCGCACGGTGGTGCTGATTTTGCCGTTGCTCACGACGTACGAGTGGTTGCCGATCTCGACGAAGCGCGGCTGCAGGCCCCGCACCACATCGGTCGCCGTGCGAGCGCTGCCGAGCGAGAAGATCACCCCGGGAAGCGGGGGCGCCGGCACCGCGGGGATGTACTCCATGCCCACGTCGCGGGCGAACCCGGCGATCCGCCACCGGCGGTCTTCCTGCGCCCGCACGCCGCGCTGAGCGACGAGGATGCCGGCGATCAGGGCGCCGAGTCCCAGCAGCACGGGCACAACGAAGAGGAACCCGACGACGATCGCGCCCTCGTGCAGCACCGAGGCGAAGACCGCGACCAAGAACGCGAAGAACACGCCCATTCCGGCGATCATCGCGAACGCGATCGTGTACGCGACCACCGCGACGGCACCGTTGCCCGACGGCAGGCGCCCCTCGGCGCGCAGCCGTGCGGTGAAGGCGCGCGCGCCCGCGCGATCCTCGGGTATCAGGAGTGCCCTCGCGTCGAACGGTCGTATCCCTGTCATGCGGCCCCCCGCCGTCGGTGTGCTCCACGCTACCGATCGCCGATTCCCCGGGGGAGCCGGCATCCGTTAGACTACGAAGGTTGTCCGGTCACGCCCATGCGCGTATAAGCCCGCGACAACGTGCACCACACCCTCCTGCTGCCGGGAAATGCCCGTCAGCCGTTCTAGTCCGAAGGAGGTGGGTTAGTGACGCACCAGTACGAACTCATGGTCATCTTCGATCCCGAGGTCGACGAGCGCCAGGTCGCTCCGAAGCTCGACGGATTCCTCAAGGTCATCACGGCCGATGGGGGAACCATCGACAAGATCGACATCTGGGGCCGCCGTCGCCTTGCCTACGAGATCCGCAAGAAGAACGAGGGCATCTACGCCGTCGTCAACTTCGTCGCGACCAGCGCTGCCACGAACGAGCTCGACCGTCAGCTGAAGCTGAACGAGCAGATCATGCGCACCAAGGTCCTGCGGGCTGAAGAGGCCATCGCTCAGGTTGCCGCCGAAGCCAAGCGCTCCGAGGAGAAGGCTGCTCGCAAGGCCGCCGCTCCCCGCAAGGTCGAGTCCGCCGAGAAGGCTGCGAAGTAACGACGATGGCCGGCGAAACCGTCATCACCGTTGTGGGCAACCTCACGGCCGACCCCGAACTGCGTTACACGCAGAACGGTCTTCCGGTCGCGAACTTCACCATCGCGTCGACTCCCCGCACGTTCGACCGTCAGGCGAACGAGTGGAAAGACGGCGAGGCGCTGTTCCTGCGTGCCTCGGTGTGGCGCGAATTCGCCGAGCACGTCGCCGGTTCGCTGACGAAGGGTTCCCGTGTCATCGCGACCGGTCGCCTCAAGCAGCGTTCGTACCAGGACCGCGAGGGCAACAACCGCACCTCCATCGAACTCGAAGTCGATGAGATCGGACCCTCGCTCCGCTACGCGACCGCTCAGGTCACCCGTGCCGCGTCCAGCGGCGGTGGTGGCGGGGGCGGACAGCGCCCGCAGGTGCAGCAGTCGGCTGATGAGCCGTGGTCGACTCCCGGGTCGAACAACGGCGGCAACAGCGGCGGCGGCGCCGACGCGTGGAGCACTCCCGGTTCCTACGGAGACGACACACCGTTCTGATCTTCGCCGCGCTCTCGAGCGTGACGATCCCTGAAATTCCGGATGCCATCCGCCGGTCCGCGTGACCGAGCAGGCATCCGAACCACACGAAAGAAGGAAGCATGGCTGGAAAGGCCACTGGCGACCGCCGCAAGCCGCGGAAGGGCGCGAAGAACGCAGCCCCCGCGAAGGCGATTCGCGTCGGCGTCATCGATTACAAGGACGTCCCCACCCTCCGCAAGTTCATCTCGGAGCGCGGGAAGATCCGTGCCCGTCGTATCACCGGTGTCTCCGTGCAGGAGCAGCGCCTGATCGCCCGCGCCATCAAGAACGCGCGCGAGATGGCTCTTCTGCCCTACGCCGGCGCTGGCCGCTAAGGAGCACCCGATGGCAAAGCTGATTCTCACGAATGAGGTCACCGGGCTCGGTAGCGCCGGTGACGTTGTCGAGGTCAAGAACGGGTACGCCCGTAACTACCTCATCCCCCAGGGTTTCGCCGTCGCGTGGTCGCGCGGTGGCGAGAAGCAGGTCTCGTCGATCCGTGCCGCTCGCGAGAGCCGCGCGATCCACGATCACGAAGACGCTGTGGCCCTGAAGAACACGCTCGAGTCGAACACCGTCAAGCTGGCCGTCAAGGCCGGTAACGAGGGTCGCCTCTTCGGTTCGGTCAAGACGGGCGACGTCGCCGACGCCGTCAAGGCCGCCGGTCTCGGCGAGCTCGACAAGCGCAAGATCCAGATCACCTCGGCGATCAAGTCGGTCGGCGAGCACGAGGCGACCGTTCGCCTGCGTGACGACGTCACCGCCGTGATCACCCTCCAGGTGGTTGCCGCGAAGTAATTTGCGACGCACGAATGGGCCCCGCTCCTGCTTCGGCAGGGCGGGGCCTTTTCGCGTCCTGCCGCGGGCCCGTCATCGCGACGGCGGGCTCGAACGGCTCCTCCACCGGGACGGCTCCCGGTCCGCGCCAGGTGAGGACCCCGTGACCGTCGAGGGGACCGGTGCCGCCGAGCCTAGGCTGAGAGCCGTGACCGACCCCCGCGCACCCGAGCGCATCGTCCGCCGCTTCGCGCGCGCCTCGAACCTCATGATCGCCGGCCGCCCCTTCGCGGTGCGCGGCGAGGGTTCCGCCGACCTGCACGCTCTGCTCGCCCGGCTGGGTGGCATCCCGAGCCCGTCGCCGGCGACCGGTCGCGTCGAGTTCGATCTGGATGCCGACACCACCACGCTCGACGGAGTGCCCCTTCCCGAGCGCGGCGACGCCGCCGGCCGCATCGCCTTCGCGCGCACCCACATGCCCGTCGCCGCCGCTCTCGCGGAGCGCCTCGACCTGACCGGCCTACGGGTGGGCGTGGCGATGGTGCTCGAGCCCAAGACCGCCGTGCTGTCGCTGCTGCTGCGCGCGCGGGGCGCCGAGGTGTCGGTCTACGCGCACCCCGACGAGACCGATGCCGCGGTCGCCGACGAGCTGCGCGCGCGAGGCTTCGCCGTGACCGCCGATCCCGCCCTGGCAGGAGCCGAGGAACGGGCCGCCGCCCTCGGCTTTCTGCGGGCGGGCCTCGACGTGCTGCTCGACGACGGTGCGCACCTGGTGCGCCTGGCCCACGAGGACGACCCCGCGCTGGTCGACGGCTGGATCGGTGCGTGCGAAGAGACGACGAGCGGGCTGGCGCCGCTGCGCCGGATGCACGACGCCGGAATGCTGCGCTGCGCCGTGATGGCCGTCAACGACGCCCGTACGAAGACGATGTTCGACAACCGCTATGGCACCGGGCAGTCCTGCGTGTTCGCGATCGCCGATCTGCTCGAGGAGCGGGGGATCGCGCTGACCGACCAGCCCGCTCTCGTGATCGGCTACGGTCCGGTGGGTCAGGGCGTCGCGGCTCACCTGCGTGCCCTCGGCGCAGAGGTGCGGATCGCCGAGACCGATCCCGTCCGGGCCCTCGAGGCGCGGCACGACGGCTTCGCCACGGGGGCGGCGCGCGAGCTGGCATCCGGAGCCCTGGTGGTGTCGGCGACGGGTGTTCCGGCGACCGTGACCCCCGAGATCGCCGCGGGGGCGCGGATCATCGCCGTCGCCGGGGGAGTGCCGGGCGAGGTGTCCGACGCGGGAGCCGCCCTGCTGCTCGGCGGTGGGGGAGCGGTGAACATCACCGCAGCCGAGGGCAACCCCATCGAGATCATGGACCTGTCCTTCGCCGTGCAGCTCGCCGCCCTCGGCGAACTGCTGTCGCGTCGCCCCGCACCCGGGGTGCACGCGCTCGACGCCGGCGTCGACGATCTCGTGGCCCGCACGGCGCTGGTCGTGCGCGGGGCCGACCTCGACGCCCCTCGCGTCCTCGATGCCGACGGCCTCGACGACTGGCGTTCCCCGCGCTACCGGGGCGGTGCCGCATGAACGTCGTGCTGTATTCGGCATCCCTCGTTCTGCCCATCACGGCTCCGCCGATTCCGGGCGGGGCGATCGCCGTGGCGGGCGGGCGCATCCGGCACGTGGGCGATCGCGAATGGGTGCGGCACGAGCTGCGCGCGCGAGGGGTGGCCTTCGACGAGGTGCACTGGCCGGGCGTGCTCACCCCCGGCCTGGTGAACGCCCACTCGCACCTGCAGTACACGGGCATGGCCGAGGTCGGCCGCGGTTCCTACGCGGGCTTCGACGACTGGGACGAGGCGTTCACGCCCGTCTACCGCGAGGCGCACGACTGGGCGGCGGATGCCAGAACCGGCGCGCTCGCCATGATCGCCGCGGGGACCACCG
This window contains:
- a CDS encoding putative FMN-dependent luciferase-like monooxygenase, translating into MARISGVPESTRVGARLGFFTRLLDAGTDGQRYRAALEQVRAAEKLGFASLWVAQHHFDRDEGGLPSPFPFLAAAAVQTDHIALGTGIVTLPIDDPVRVAEDAAFVDALSAGRVQLGIGTGGTPSSFAAFRRSSDDRREIQAEHVSVLRDAFAGRGIRDTELRLNPPAPHLGSRLWQATFSVDGGRRAGREGDGLLLSRTQPREPGQALHDVQLPVIEAYLAALPSGVEPRILASRTAVVVDAADLDETWRGAERGIRRLTRTFLRRDDSGDLRDLARDSDTHLGTVDEVVASLTADLTLARATDVAFQVHSVDPAHEVTLRSLELLAEEVAPRIGLRTGAEAAGELLNVGADVDV
- the rpsF gene encoding 30S ribosomal protein S6 → MTHQYELMVIFDPEVDERQVAPKLDGFLKVITADGGTIDKIDIWGRRRLAYEIRKKNEGIYAVVNFVATSAATNELDRQLKLNEQIMRTKVLRAEEAIAQVAAEAKRSEEKAARKAAAPRKVESAEKAAK
- a CDS encoding single-stranded DNA-binding protein; its protein translation is MAGETVITVVGNLTADPELRYTQNGLPVANFTIASTPRTFDRQANEWKDGEALFLRASVWREFAEHVAGSLTKGSRVIATGRLKQRSYQDREGNNRTSIELEVDEIGPSLRYATAQVTRAASSGGGGGGGQRPQVQQSADEPWSTPGSNNGGNSGGGADAWSTPGSYGDDTPF
- the rpsR gene encoding 30S ribosomal protein S18, producing MAGKATGDRRKPRKGAKNAAPAKAIRVGVIDYKDVPTLRKFISERGKIRARRITGVSVQEQRLIARAIKNAREMALLPYAGAGR
- the rplI gene encoding 50S ribosomal protein L9 — its product is MAKLILTNEVTGLGSAGDVVEVKNGYARNYLIPQGFAVAWSRGGEKQVSSIRAARESRAIHDHEDAVALKNTLESNTVKLAVKAGNEGRLFGSVKTGDVADAVKAAGLGELDKRKIQITSAIKSVGEHEATVRLRDDVTAVITLQVVAAK
- a CDS encoding adenosylhomocysteinase — protein: MTDPRAPERIVRRFARASNLMIAGRPFAVRGEGSADLHALLARLGGIPSPSPATGRVEFDLDADTTTLDGVPLPERGDAAGRIAFARTHMPVAAALAERLDLTGLRVGVAMVLEPKTAVLSLLLRARGAEVSVYAHPDETDAAVADELRARGFAVTADPALAGAEERAAALGFLRAGLDVLLDDGAHLVRLAHEDDPALVDGWIGACEETTSGLAPLRRMHDAGMLRCAVMAVNDARTKTMFDNRYGTGQSCVFAIADLLEERGIALTDQPALVIGYGPVGQGVAAHLRALGAEVRIAETDPVRALEARHDGFATGAARELASGALVVSATGVPATVTPEIAAGARIIAVAGGVPGEVSDAGAALLLGGGGAVNITAAEGNPIEIMDLSFAVQLAALGELLSRRPAPGVHALDAGVDDLVARTALVVRGADLDAPRVLDADGLDDWRSPRYRGGAA